TAGAACTGATTCTCACAAGAAGGATGTTCAAGGCTGGGGTGAAGGTGCTAACAGAGAAGCCGAAGCTGAAGTGCAAGGTGAACAAGATGCTCAAGACGAAGAAGCtgatgaatctgaagaaTCCAAGCAAAACACTCCACCAAAGATGTCTTTGCAAGACTACTTGACTGCCGCTTCTGGTAGCGGTTTGAACAAGAAACCTGAAGCTAAGAAGGCTGCTCCAATTGAAGACGCTCAATTGATGGTTAAACAAGATGAAGTTCTTGTGGAACCAACCAAGGTCAAGAACGTCAAGGGTAAGCAATTGAAGACTAAGGAATTCTTGGACTTCGACGCTAAATTCGTTGACACTAGCAAGCCATCCAGAGGTGGTGGCCGTGGTGGTTTCACCGGTCGTGGTAACCGCCAAGGTGGTAACCGTGGTGGCCGTGGTGGTAACCGTGGTGGCCAAAGAAAAGTCAAGGACAACAACCCAGTTCAAAAGAATGCTGAGATTGATCCAAAGAACTTGCCAACTTTGTCCTGAATTACTATTACCTTCTTAACAAAAAGATAAtgtattttctttttttatctcCCACCCTTTCAAAGTGGAATGGAACTGCATTCATTGCCATACTATCACATATATACAaagcaaaaaaaatataagaTAATATCTATTTCTGTTGTGTGTTGTATTGTATATTATTGTTTTCCTGTAGTTGTGTCAGTACTTGCATGTTATACCAATTAGTTTATCCATATAAAAGCACGGTATCACATCGCCAAATTTATAACCACGAATGCCGCGGGCCATGCTTGATTCCCATGGACTTCTGCTTGGTTGTAATTGACCTCCAAACTCTTTCAAACCATAAATAAGTTCTTCATGGCCAATATCATATTGTTCATTATCGCTAGTTACCATTCCTTGTGCAATGCGAGCGACATCATAAAGTATCTTCGCTGTGAGTCCccaaagatttcttttACCTTGGGTCGTTTCTAATTCGTCACATGAACTATTATCCTCGATATTTTTCAACCATTCAACATCATAAGGGTTCTCAACAGGATAATAGTAATGTCTTAATAGCCATCTTAGTTCCCCCCATTTTGGAAGGGTTTCTTTACGATCAATGTACTCCTTACGGTATCCGGAATCCTCTGGTAATAAATGTGCAATCATATCCATTAACGGtactgaaaaaattgatgaggTTTCACCTGGATTTAATGCGGCTGTAAATTTAGACCCATCTAATGGTAAATCTGCTTCCATAGCCTTATGTGCGGAATTACTTAGGAAACAAACTAAGGGTTTAACACTGAGGAAGGTTCTCGATAGATAACATGGCATCTCAAGACAAATTTGCTCCATATTCATGTCGAATTTCTCACGCAGGATTTCAGGATCTTGTGGTAATCCAATTTCCTCTTCAGCTTCCCGTCTAGCAACAGTGTCAAAGGTTTCCTCAACAGAATCAGCTTTACCACCTGGTAATGAAATGTGCCCAGAAAAGGAACTTAGACCTTTTGATCTCTTGGTGAGTAAAACTCTTAGTTCTCCACGTTGACCCACAAAGAGTACTGTCAGTACTGCAGATCGCCTATATGGAGGCCATGACGAAGATAAAGGTAGTAGATTGGGGTATCGAAACTGACGCAGATTATCCAGCAATCTGCTAGCCTTGAACATACTTTAGCACCAAAAGGGAATCACAAATATGCTATATTGTCAAAGACTTTCGAAGCATAGAGACTTCACagattttctttctcaaaaccttcttttttttttttttttcgattttTAACAATCCGGGGTAGGAAAAATAATTTATGTTAACAATTGAATCACTACTAGTATTAATAAAGATAAGCACCAACTTAGTAGTTTAGgtctttcttcaaagtgTATGTGATGACGAATGGTACTGTTATGAACAATACCGCATATTGCATCATAAAGAAGACGGATAGACAATCCATTTGGATATGCGAACCTTGTATTGGCGTGTAGAATGCTGTGAAGTAGACCTGTGCAGTCGCACTGGGCATCGACCAGGTAAGTATCATGAcaaatttaccaattggCGTATCTATCCAGTGTAGATCGTAGACCTTGTTTGCCCAGGCGACACCAACAATTGGTATAACCATTAATCTTAAGACTGTCATGGCAATGGCGACCCTTAAGATACCTGGtggtaatttctttacttGTAGCCTTGCAAGGGTCCCTCCCAATAATAAAAGCCCTAGGGGAACACATGCATTGCCAATGTATGATGTGAAATCCATAAGGAAGTTGAGTACAGGTTCGCCATCGGGGGCATTATGAACATGGACGTTTGTATGCCCAAATAGTGCCTTAACCCACGGGATCATAGAAACGATAATCCCTAACGAAGCTCCCAAAGATGCAGGCCTAATAAAGTTGATTAGAAAATAGGCCAACCAACTTAATTTGTACTTTTTTAGGAATCTCTGAAGTTTATTACCATCACTACCGCCAGCACTAGTCGTCGACGTAGTAGGAGAAGTGGTTGCCATTTTTTCAGATTGATGATCTGTAGATCTGCGGCcaattgcaaaattcttgttACCCAACTCTTCGGTTATCGTTAATGGTCTTGAAAGATCCAGTTCTCCATCTCTTATTTGATCTACCGCGCTGTACTCATTAATCACATCATTCATAGAAGATCTTCTACTCTTGTGCCTATTAAGATGAT
The genomic region above belongs to Zygosaccharomyces rouxii strain CBS732 chromosome F complete sequence and contains:
- a CDS encoding uncharacterized protein (similar to uniprot|P54072 Saccharomyces cerevisiae YLR152C Hypothetical ORF); translation: MSIDLGAAIYIALKPILKIYTIMGVGFLLARYNIVTMEIARGVSNMVVNAILPCLTFNKIVSNISDEDIKEVGAIALSALILFALGTICALATKYVLKVPRQWSWGLLFAGFFPNISDLPIAYVQSMTNGKVFAPSSVDKGVAYCCIYLMCQSFCMMNFGMWRIVGLDFRQSWDEENFEEDDSNETVMDSKVRSQEEYEMASVNSVEEDQNSTSLPQGPSAWTRRRLPSLQTAHVKEESPSLKVYKTRTVDTELHSGNHLNRHKSRRSSMNDVINEYSAVDQIRDGELDLSRPLTITEELGNKNFAIGRRSTDHQSEKMATTSPTTSTTSAGGSDGNKLQRFLKKYKLSWLAYFLINFIRPASLGASLGIIVSMIPWVKALFGHTNVHVHNAPDGEPVLNFLMDFTSYIGNACVPLGLLLLGGTLARLQVKKLPPGILRVAIAMTVLRLMVIPIVGVAWANKVYDLHWIDTPIGKFVMILTWSMPSATAQVYFTAFYTPIQGSHIQMDCLSVFFMMQYAVLFITVPFVITYTLKKDLNY
- the PCD1 gene encoding 8-oxo-dGTP diphosphatase (similar to uniprot|Q12524 Saccharomyces cerevisiae YLR151C PCD1 Peroxisomal nudix pyrophosphatase with specificity for coenzyme A and CoA derivatives may function to remove potentially toxic oxidized CoA disulfide from peroxisomes to maintain the capacity for beta-oxidation of fatty acids); translated protein: MFKASRLLDNLRQFRYPNLLPLSSSWPPYRRSAVLTVLFVGQRGELRVLLTKRSKGLSSFSGHISLPGGKADSVEETFDTVARREAEEEIGLPQDPEILREKFDMNMEQICLEMPCYLSRTFLSVKPLVCFLSNSAHKAMEADLPLDGSKFTAALNPGETSSIFSVPLMDMIAHLLPEDSGYRKEYIDRKETLPKWGELRWLLRHYYYPVENPYDVEWLKNIEDNSSCDELETTQGKRNLWGLTAKILYDVARIAQGMVTSDNEQYDIGHEELIYGLKEFGGQLQPSRSPWESSMARGIRGYKFGDVIPCFYMDKLIGITCKY
- the STM1 gene encoding Stm1p (similar to uniprot|P39015 Saccharomyces cerevisiae YLR150W STM1 Protein that binds quadruplex nucleic acids multicopy suppressor of tom1 and pop2 mutations acts with Cdc13p to maintain telomere structure); translation: MASTTNPFDLLGNDVEDTNVQPPKPPKELVKKNTSSKKQDVPPPSADPSRANKNRPKPTGNEAAIRDRTREKNKRRDVPADTKPKHPKSKSGDRHSRTARTDSHKKDVQGWGEGANREAEAEVQGEQDAQDEEADESEESKQNTPPKMSLQDYLTAASGSGLNKKPEAKKAAPIEDAQLMVKQDEVLVEPTKVKNVKGKQLKTKEFLDFDAKFVDTSKPSRGGGRGGFTGRGNRQGGNRGGRGGNRGGQRKVKDNNPVQKNAEIDPKNLPTLS